The following proteins come from a genomic window of Myxosarcina sp. GI1:
- a CDS encoding four helix bundle protein → MTKEPIKSHEDLEVYKMAFDAAMQIFELSKKFPKEEKYSLTDQIRRSSRSVCANLAEAWRKRRYEAAFIAKLNDCEAEAAETQTWLKFAVKCDYLNVEIGRKLYGRYNQILGILVTIINNPSPWLIKR, encoded by the coding sequence GTGACAAAAGAACCAATTAAAAGTCACGAAGATTTAGAAGTATACAAAATGGCATTTGATGCCGCTATGCAAATTTTTGAACTATCAAAAAAGTTTCCTAAAGAGGAAAAATATTCTTTAACCGACCAAATTCGTCGTTCGTCTCGTTCTGTTTGTGCAAATTTAGCAGAAGCATGGAGAAAGCGACGTTATGAAGCTGCTTTTATTGCTAAATTAAATGACTGTGAAGCAGAAGCAGCAGAAACTCAAACTTGGCTCAAATTTGCGGTTAAATGCGATTATCTGAACGTCGAAATAGGTAGAAAACTATATGGAAGATACAACCAAATTTTAGGAATTTTAGTGACCATAATTAATAATCCATCCCCCTGGCTTATAAAACGTTAA
- a CDS encoding sugar ABC transporter ATP-binding protein — MTTDIKTGNDRSPTVTPVLEMRGITKRFHGFTALQNVNLTIYPGEVHALMGENGAGKSTLMKILAGAYIADEGEIYINGKPVQITDPASARQAGINLIYQELNVAPNLTVTENMYMGSELTKGQFLDRNAMQAEAKRVLESLGASFGANTIVSSLAIAEQQQVEIARALKDKSQILVMDEPTAALSDRETERLFEVIRKLRSDGIAIIYISHRMEEIYALADRVSVLRDGQYIGSLTREEISPQRLVQMMVGRSMQDFYEHQRRANLGAVVLEVKNISDGRKVKPASFQLHAGEILGLAGLVGAGRTEISRLIFGADPKISGEVWLNGKKLKINSPGDAIAAGIGYVPEDRKDQGLFLEMSSRKNIGLNRLKQDARGGFVNWSSVNSIAKXAIENFNIRLANLEIRAIDLSGGNQQKLLLARWLAIKPTVLMLDEPTRGVDIGAKSEIYRIISDLAAQGVAILMVSSELPEVIGMSDRVLVMREGELVGVLDDSSGKEITQENIMQYATGATEVSAL, encoded by the coding sequence ATGACAACAGATATAAAAACAGGCAACGATCGCTCGCCTACTGTAACCCCCGTATTAGAGATGCGAGGGATTACCAAACGGTTTCACGGGTTTACGGCTTTGCAGAACGTAAACCTGACGATTTATCCAGGAGAAGTTCATGCCCTAATGGGTGAGAATGGAGCGGGTAAAAGTACCTTGATGAAGATTTTGGCTGGAGCCTATATTGCTGACGAAGGCGAAATCTATATTAATGGCAAACCAGTACAAATTACCGACCCTGCTTCGGCAAGGCAGGCAGGTATCAATTTAATCTATCAAGAACTAAATGTCGCGCCCAATCTAACCGTTACCGAAAATATGTATATGGGTAGCGAGTTAACCAAAGGTCAGTTTTTAGACCGTAATGCTATGCAGGCAGAGGCAAAGCGGGTATTAGAAAGTTTGGGAGCATCTTTTGGTGCCAATACTATAGTTAGCAGTCTGGCGATCGCCGAACAGCAGCAGGTAGAAATTGCCAGAGCCTTGAAAGATAAAAGTCAAATTTTGGTAATGGACGAGCCGACAGCGGCACTATCGGACAGAGAAACCGAGCGTTTGTTTGAAGTAATTCGCAAACTCCGCAGTGATGGCATTGCCATTATCTATATCAGCCATCGCATGGAAGAAATCTACGCTCTAGCCGATCGCGTCAGCGTATTGCGAGACGGACAGTATATTGGCAGTCTCACCAGAGAAGAAATTTCGCCCCAGCGTTTGGTTCAGATGATGGTCGGACGCTCGATGCAGGACTTTTACGAACATCAACGGCGAGCTAATCTAGGCGCGGTGGTGCTAGAAGTCAAAAATATTAGCGATGGTCGTAAGGTCAAGCCAGCTAGTTTTCAGCTTCATGCAGGGGAAATTCTCGGTTTGGCGGGGCTAGTGGGTGCGGGACGGACTGAAATATCGCGGCTGATCTTTGGTGCAGATCCTAAAATAAGCGGGGAAGTTTGGCTTAACGGCAAAAAACTCAAAATTAATTCCCCTGGTGATGCGATCGCTGCGGGGATTGGCTATGTTCCCGAAGACCGCAAAGACCAGGGTTTGTTTTTGGAAATGAGTTCTCGTAAAAATATCGGACTTAACAGGCTCAAACAGGATGCCAGGGGCGGCTTTGTCAACTGGAGTTCGGTAAATAGTATTGCCAAAMAAGCCATAGAAAACTTCAACATCCGACTGGCTAACTTAGAAATTCGAGCCATAGACCTTTCTGGAGGCAACCAGCAAAAACTACTGCTGGCAAGGTGGCTGGCGATTAAACCTACTGTGCTGATGCTAGATGAGCCGACGCGAGGTGTAGATATTGGTGCTAAGAGCGAGATTTACCGTATTATTAGCGATTTAGCTGCTCAAGGGGTGGCAATTTTAATGGTTTCTAGCGAACTACCAGAAGTTATCGGCATGAGCGATCGCGTATTAGTAATGCGAGAAGGGGAGCTAGTAGGGGTACTAGATGACAGTTCTGGTAAGGAAATTACTCAAGAAAATATTATGCAGTATGCAACTGGAGCGACGGAGGTATCGGCACTATGA
- a CDS encoding ribose ABC transporter permease has translation MRQSLKPTKNRGDKEHKPRQRRSLNNFLQIAGILPILVLICILFALLTPNFFTAGNAVNILRQASINIVLATGMTFVILTGGIDLSVGSVLAVAAVVSVLVSLIPVLGWLAVPAGLLTGLLLGLANGALITFLDVPPFIVTLGSLTALRGAAFLIANGTTVINRDLNFAWIGNSYVGPLPWLVIIALLAVAASWFVLRQTVLGVQIYAVGGNQRAARLTGIKVNRVLLFVYGVSGLLSGLAGIMSASRLYSATGMLGQGYELDAIAAVILGGTSFTGGIGTIVGTLLGALIIAVLNNGLTLLNMSFFWQLVVKGLVIIFAVIIDRLRKRSRR, from the coding sequence ATGAGGCAAAGTTTAAAACCCACCAAAAATAGAGGAGACAAAGAACACAAGCCACGCCAGCGGCGATCGCTAAATAACTTTTTGCAGATTGCAGGAATATTACCAATTCTAGTACTAATCTGCATTCTATTTGCTTTGTTGACTCCTAACTTTTTTACCGCAGGTAATGCCGTTAATATCTTACGGCAGGCATCGATTAATATTGTCCTGGCAACGGGAATGACATTTGTAATTCTTACAGGCGGTATCGATCTGTCGGTAGGATCGGTTTTAGCGGTAGCTGCTGTAGTTTCTGTTTTGGTATCTCTAATTCCAGTTTTAGGCTGGTTGGCAGTACCTGCGGGCTTGCTAACGGGCTTATTATTGGGTTTGGCTAACGGCGCGTTGATTACTTTTTTGGACGTGCCGCCGTTTATCGTTACTTTGGGTTCGCTAACGGCTTTACGAGGTGCGGCATTTTTAATTGCTAACGGTACGACGGTAATTAACCGCGACCTGAATTTCGCCTGGATCGGCAATAGCTATGTAGGTCCTTTACCCTGGCTGGTGATTATTGCCTTACTCGCTGTAGCTGCAAGTTGGTTCGTGCTGCGTCAGACCGTTTTGGGCGTACAAATATATGCTGTTGGTGGTAATCAGCGAGCGGCGAGATTGACGGGAATTAAAGTCAATCGGGTACTGTTATTTGTCTATGGCGTAAGTGGCTTGCTGTCGGGTTTGGCAGGAATTATGAGTGCCAGCCGTCTTTATAGTGCTACTGGTATGTTAGGTCAGGGTTACGAACTAGATGCGATCGCCGCAGTAATTTTAGGTGGAACTAGCTTTACAGGCGGTATCGGTACCATTGTCGGTACGCTATTGGGTGCGCTAATCATTGCCGTACTCAATAATGGTTTGACCCTCTTAAATATGTCTTTCTTCTGGCAGTTAGTAGTTAAAGGTTTAGTAATTATCTTTGCCGTGATAATCGATCGCCTCCGCAAACGTTCTAGAAGATAA
- a CDS encoding sugar porter family MFS transporter, translated as MSNISSRRKSNTLYIVLIAAVAALGGFLFGFDTAVINGAVAALAVGFSANSVFVGLAVSLALLGSALGAFYAGNIADRYGRVKAMIAASILFTISAIGSGAAFGIWDFTFWRLLGGIAVGAASVIAPAYIAECSPANLRGRLGSLQQLAIVIGIFLALLCDYFIAVSAGSAESPFLFGIVAWRWMFWTEIPPAVLYGMSALMIPESPRYLVAQGREQEASKVLTKIIRGNVREKIAEIRRTVLRERQPKFSDLLTRRGGLLPIVWVGIGLSVLQQLVGINVIFYYSSVLWRAVGFSEQDSLTITVITGAVNIITTLVAIAFVDKFGRKPLLVLGSIGMTITLGTLAVIFGNAPVNAAGSPILGETTGFIALFAANIFVFCFGFSWGPVVWVLLGEMFNNRIRGAALSIATAIQWIANFAISTSFPPILQYLGLGAAYGIYTTAAAISFFFVLFFVKETKGMELEQMQ; from the coding sequence ATGTCCAATATTTCTTCGCGTCGTAAATCCAATACTTTATATATAGTTCTAATTGCTGCCGTTGCCGCTCTCGGTGGTTTTTTGTTTGGTTTTGACACTGCTGTAATTAATGGTGCGGTTGCCGCTCTAGCTGTGGGTTTTAGTGCTAACAGCGTGTTTGTCGGTCTGGCGGTATCCCTGGCACTGTTAGGTTCTGCATTAGGAGCCTTTTATGCGGGTAATATTGCCGATCGCTATGGTCGCGTCAAGGCAATGATTGCCGCTTCGATCTTGTTTACCATTAGTGCGATCGGTTCTGGAGCAGCTTTTGGTATTTGGGATTTTACCTTTTGGCGGCTTTTAGGAGGTATTGCCGTTGGTGCTGCCAGCGTCATTGCCCCAGCCTATATCGCCGAATGTTCCCCTGCCAACTTACGAGGTAGACTTGGATCGCTCCAGCAATTAGCAATTGTAATCGGTATTTTCCTCGCTCTGCTTTGCGACTATTTCATTGCCGTATCTGCTGGTTCGGCTGAATCGCCATTCTTGTTTGGTATAGTCGCTTGGCGGTGGATGTTCTGGACAGAAATTCCTCCTGCCGTATTGTATGGAATGTCGGCGTTAATGATTCCCGAATCACCACGTTATCTAGTCGCTCAAGGAAGAGAGCAAGAAGCATCCAAAGTTCTGACTAAAATCATCAGAGGTAACGTTCGAGAAAAAATTGCCGAAATTCGCAGAACGGTTTTACGAGAACGCCAACCCAAGTTTTCCGATCTTTTAACCAGAAGGGGCGGACTACTACCCATTGTCTGGGTCGGTATTGGCTTATCCGTACTTCAGCAATTGGTAGGAATTAATGTCATTTTTTACTACAGCAGCGTTTTATGGCGAGCCGTGGGCTTTTCCGAACAGGATTCCTTAACTATTACGGTAATTACTGGAGCAGTAAATATTATTACCACCTTAGTAGCAATCGCCTTTGTCGATAAGTTTGGACGCAAACCCCTGCTAGTTCTAGGTTCGATTGGCATGACCATTACCTTGGGAACTCTGGCAGTAATTTTTGGCAATGCTCCCGTAAATGCTGCTGGTTCTCCTATTTTGGGCGAAACCACTGGTTTTATCGCTCTGTTTGCCGCCAATATCTTTGTATTTTGCTTTGGTTTCTCTTGGGGTCCCGTAGTTTGGGTACTGTTAGGAGAAATGTTTAACAACAGAATTCGCGGTGCCGCGCTTTCAATTGCCACGGCTATACAATGGATCGCCAATTTTGCGATTTCTACTAGCTTTCCTCCCATACTGCAATACTTAGGATTGGGAGCGGCATACGGTATTTATACAACGGCAGCGGCTATTTCTTTCTTTTTCGTCCTCTTTTTCGTCAAAGAAACTAAAGGAATGGAGTTAGAACAGATGCAGTAG
- the xylB gene encoding xylulokinase: MSDVVIGLDLGTGGVRAIAVDLKGRIVAQATYSYSLLTPHPGWTEQNPSDWIESSLKALSDVTQQLNGRQAIALGLSGQMHGMVPLDAQGQVIRPAILWNDQRTGKAVEEIETVVPRHDLIQRTGNPAVTGFQLPKLLWLRSEEPQAYKQVRQILLPKDYLGYVLTGETATEPSDASGIGCLNLASRQWDREILAALKLSSDLFPPVVASTAISGRLKADIAARVGLPAGLPVVAGGGDNAAAAIGLGISDRQPNRGSLSIGTSGVIFVPCDRPTPDPEGRVHLFCHADGGYHLLGVTLAAGGALRWYRDTFAPDIAFTNLMALADSSEPGARGVLFLPHLAGERSPYLDPDTRGAWVNLSLAHSQSDLIRAVLEGVAFSLRAALEIIQEITPVQQLLATGGGVRSPLWFKLLADILQIELVAPQAEEGAAYGAAILAMVGVGAYPNLEAAFEILPEGGNIVHPQQCSAYESAFERYALLYEALKAVR; this comes from the coding sequence TTGTCTGACGTTGTTATTGGTTTAGATCTGGGAACGGGAGGCGTACGAGCGATCGCTGTCGATCTTAAAGGGCGGATCGTTGCTCAAGCGACTTATAGCTATTCTTTGTTAACTCCACATCCTGGTTGGACAGAACAAAACCCGTCAGATTGGATTGAATCCAGCTTAAAGGCTCTTAGCGATGTCACTCAGCAGTTGAATGGAAGACAGGCGATCGCCTTGGGTCTATCAGGGCAAATGCATGGTATGGTGCCCCTTGATGCTCAGGGGCAGGTAATCCGCCCTGCGATTTTGTGGAACGACCAGCGTACGGGTAAAGCAGTTGAGGAAATAGAGACGGTAGTACCTCGGCACGATTTAATTCAGCGTACTGGAAATCCAGCAGTTACGGGGTTTCAACTGCCAAAACTTCTATGGTTGCGTTCTGAGGAACCCCAGGCATACAAGCAGGTTAGGCAAATTTTACTACCTAAAGATTACCTCGGCTATGTACTTACGGGGGAAACAGCCACGGAACCTTCGGATGCTTCTGGCATAGGCTGTTTGAATTTGGCAAGTCGCCAGTGGGATAGAGAGATTTTAGCTGCACTCAAACTCAGTTCGGATTTGTTTCCTCCAGTGGTCGCATCTACAGCAATTTCAGGACGGCTGAAAGCAGACATAGCCGCTCGCGTGGGACTACCTGCGGGTTTACCCGTCGTGGCTGGTGGGGGTGACAATGCTGCTGCTGCTATCGGACTAGGTATTTCAGACCGCCAACCCAATCGCGGTAGTCTGAGCATCGGTACCTCTGGAGTTATTTTTGTTCCTTGCGATCGCCCCACTCCCGATCCAGAAGGTCGGGTGCATCTATTTTGTCATGCAGATGGAGGGTATCATCTGCTGGGGGTGACATTAGCAGCAGGAGGAGCGTTACGCTGGTATCGAGACACCTTTGCGCCAGATATTGCCTTTACAAATTTAATGGCATTAGCAGACAGTTCTGAGCCTGGTGCGCGGGGGGTATTGTTTTTACCCCACTTAGCAGGAGAACGCAGCCCCTATCTCGACCCCGATACGCGGGGTGCCTGGGTAAATCTGTCCCTCGCTCACAGCCAGAGCGATTTGATTCGAGCCGTTTTGGAGGGGGTGGCATTTAGTCTGCGGGCTGCCTTAGAGATAATTCAAGAGATTACTCCAGTGCAGCAACTGCTAGCGACTGGGGGCGGCGTGCGATCGCCCTTGTGGTTTAAGCTTTTGGCTGATATCTTGCAGATCGAACTGGTTGCCCCTCAAGCAGAAGAAGGTGCAGCTTACGGAGCAGCAATTTTGGCAATGGTAGGGGTGGGGGCTTATCCTAACTTAGAAGCAGCCTTCGAGATTCTGCCTGAAGGGGGTAATATCGTCCATCCCCAGCAATGTTCGGCTTACGAATCTGCTTTTGAGCGATACGCTCTTCTATATGAAGCCCTCAAAGCTGTTCGATGA
- a CDS encoding sugar-binding transcriptional regulator has protein sequence MKQLGTAKSDRKLDLAAHAAWLYYIAGNTQEEIATKLNISRQAAQRLVALAVSEKLIKFRLDHPLSNCITLAEALRDRFALSLCEVVPNSIGKGDPRASLGVCAANHLEAYLGAKTPNITALSSGQTLRAMVEQIPLMERPQHKIVSIIGNMSHYGRAGRHEVVIHLSERTDAQAYPLPTPVVAISVEERKLLQTQRSFLAIESLAKQAKATFIGIGDITWKAPLHENGFINDEEVAELIELGAVGEIAGWAYDQQGDLLKQGTNTRVASVSLEQPVSRLTIAVAGSINKTDAILAALKGKLINGLITDEEVAEAILVSL, from the coding sequence ATGAAACAACTTGGTACTGCTAAAAGCGATCGCAAACTCGATCTGGCGGCTCATGCGGCCTGGCTCTACTACATCGCTGGCAATACCCAAGAAGAAATTGCCACGAAGCTAAATATATCGCGACAGGCAGCGCAACGATTGGTAGCATTAGCTGTAAGCGAAAAGCTAATTAAATTTCGCTTAGATCATCCTTTGAGTAACTGTATTACTCTGGCGGAAGCCTTGCGCGATCGCTTTGCTCTTTCCTTATGCGAAGTAGTTCCCAACAGCATTGGTAAAGGCGATCCGCGTGCTAGCCTCGGAGTCTGCGCCGCCAATCATTTAGAGGCTTATTTGGGAGCGAAAACACCAAACATTACTGCTCTCTCGTCTGGTCAAACCTTACGGGCAATGGTAGAGCAAATTCCATTAATGGAGCGACCCCAGCACAAAATTGTCTCTATTATCGGCAATATGTCTCACTACGGGCGGGCGGGTCGTCACGAAGTGGTAATACATCTTTCCGAACGCACCGACGCTCAAGCCTATCCCTTACCAACTCCAGTTGTGGCTATTTCTGTTGAAGAACGCAAGCTGCTGCAAACCCAGAGATCTTTTCTCGCGATCGAATCCCTGGCGAAACAAGCCAAGGCTACCTTTATCGGCATCGGCGACATTACCTGGAAAGCTCCACTACACGAAAATGGCTTTATCAACGATGAGGAAGTAGCCGAATTAATCGAATTAGGAGCGGTAGGAGAAATTGCTGGCTGGGCATACGACCAACAGGGAGACTTATTAAAACAAGGTACTAATACCCGCGTTGCCAGCGTTTCTCTAGAACAACCTGTTAGTAGGCTGACAATTGCCGTAGCTGGCAGTATTAACAAAACCGATGCAATTCTAGCAGCACTAAAGGGCAAACTAATTAACGGCTTGATTACAGATGAGGAAGTTGCCGAAGCGATTCTGGTGAGTTTATAG
- a CDS encoding SDR family NAD(P)-dependent oxidoreductase yields the protein MMVIATYNFRGKTILITGGAGDIGKATARRFAENGAEIVLTDINEAKMAEVAEELKAYGTPIHTFCCDVTQAKEVKQVFTEAVKQVKRVDYVFNNAGYQGAFAKIFEYPDNDFRKVIDINVVGVFNVLKAAAQCLREAGGGAIVNMASHAGVDGPPNMLAYAASKFAVIGMTETAAKDLAPDKIRVNALSPSLIGPGMMWTRQTELQAQAGSQYFDSDPKVVEQQMIDSVPMRRLGSLAEVANGVAFLMSDEASYITGFNLDITGGQ from the coding sequence ATCATGGTGATCGCAACCTATAATTTTCGGGGCAAAACCATCCTCATTACAGGCGGGGCGGGAGATATAGGTAAAGCCACCGCTCGGCGTTTTGCCGAGAATGGAGCGGAAATTGTGTTAACAGATATTAATGAAGCAAAAATGGCTGAGGTAGCTGAGGAACTCAAAGCATACGGTACGCCAATTCACACCTTTTGCTGCGACGTAACTCAAGCTAAGGAAGTAAAACAGGTCTTCACAGAAGCTGTCAAGCAGGTAAAACGCGTAGATTACGTCTTTAACAATGCTGGCTATCAAGGGGCTTTTGCAAAAATTTTCGAGTATCCTGACAATGATTTTCGCAAAGTTATCGATATTAATGTCGTTGGTGTTTTTAATGTTCTTAAAGCTGCCGCCCAATGTTTGCGAGAGGCTGGAGGCGGTGCGATCGTTAATATGGCTAGTCATGCAGGGGTTGACGGTCCGCCGAATATGTTAGCCTATGCTGCTTCTAAATTTGCCGTGATTGGTATGACCGAAACAGCAGCTAAAGACCTTGCTCCCGACAAGATTCGCGTCAATGCCCTGTCGCCTTCGCTAATAGGTCCTGGCATGATGTGGACTCGTCAAACAGAACTACAGGCTCAGGCTGGCTCCCAGTATTTTGACTCCGATCCCAAAGTAGTAGAACAACAGATGATTGACTCCGTACCCATGCGCCGTTTGGGTAGTTTGGCAGAAGTTGCCAATGGAGTCGCGTTTTTAATGAGCGATGAAGCTAGTTACATTACTGGGTTCAATCTGGATATTACTGGAGGACAGTAA
- a CDS encoding sugar ABC transporter substrate-binding protein, with protein sequence MRRFRFAKVLVTFLIGVLLVQLLHACSADPQAAKKTRLTIATVNNGDMVVMQELSNRFTAENPDIELRWVVLEENILRQRTTTDIASEGGQFDVVTIGSYETPIWARRGWLKPLDSLPAEYDVDDLLDPIRTGLSNDGKLYALPFYGESSMLYYRSDLFEKAGITVPENPTYEQVGKWASQVHDPANGVYGICLRGKSGWGENMGFLSTLVNTYGGRWFDMDWQPTIDTPEWRKAISFYVDVMNDYGPPGASSNGFNENLALFSTGKCGMWIDATVAAGLLSNPDQSQVADRVAFARAPIETYPNGSNWLWSWALAIPETSQYPEAAQRFITWATSKEYVRLVAEKHGWIAAPPGTRTSTYTNPNYQQAAPFADIVLNSIKSADINHPASKPTPYKGVQYVDIPEFQAIGTQVGQRMAAALADRLSVEEAIERSQKVAQRFMRHTGYIE encoded by the coding sequence ATGCGCCGATTTCGCTTCGCCAAAGTGCTGGTAACATTCCTAATTGGAGTGTTGCTAGTACAGTTATTACACGCTTGTTCGGCAGATCCCCAGGCTGCAAAGAAAACACGCCTGACCATCGCTACCGTTAACAATGGCGATATGGTAGTCATGCAGGAGCTTTCTAACCGCTTTACTGCCGAGAACCCAGACATCGAATTGCGTTGGGTGGTGCTAGAGGAGAATATTCTGCGTCAGCGCACCACCACCGATATTGCCAGCGAAGGAGGTCAGTTTGATGTCGTCACCATTGGGTCTTATGAAACGCCAATTTGGGCAAGACGCGGTTGGTTAAAACCTCTCGATAGTCTTCCTGCCGAGTACGATGTTGACGATTTGCTCGATCCTATTCGCACTGGACTTTCTAATGACGGCAAACTCTATGCGCTGCCGTTTTATGGTGAGAGTTCGATGCTTTACTATCGCAGCGATTTGTTTGAAAAAGCTGGAATTACCGTTCCCGAAAATCCCACCTACGAGCAGGTGGGCAAGTGGGCGAGTCAGGTACACGATCCAGCTAACGGAGTTTATGGTATTTGCTTGCGCGGAAAGTCTGGTTGGGGAGAGAATATGGGATTTCTCTCAACGCTAGTCAACACCTATGGAGGACGCTGGTTTGACATGGACTGGCAGCCGACAATCGACACTCCAGAGTGGCGAAAGGCAATTAGCTTTTATGTCGATGTGATGAACGACTATGGACCGCCAGGGGCTAGTTCCAATGGTTTTAATGAAAACTTGGCACTGTTTTCCACTGGTAAATGCGGAATGTGGATCGATGCTACCGTTGCTGCTGGATTGCTTTCTAACCCCGACCAGTCGCAAGTTGCCGATCGCGTTGCCTTTGCTCGCGCTCCCATAGAAACATATCCTAATGGCTCAAACTGGCTGTGGTCTTGGGCTTTAGCAATTCCCGAAACTTCGCAATATCCCGAAGCAGCTCAGCGATTTATAACCTGGGCGACTTCTAAAGAGTATGTGCGGTTGGTTGCCGAAAAGCACGGTTGGATAGCTGCGCCGCCAGGAACTCGCACCTCAACCTACACCAACCCCAACTATCAGCAGGCTGCTCCCTTTGCAGATATCGTACTTAATTCTATTAAATCTGCTGATATCAACCATCCTGCTTCCAAACCTACTCCTTATAAGGGAGTTCAATATGTCGATATTCCTGAATTTCAGGCGATTGGAACTCAGGTAGGACAGCGCATGGCGGCTGCTTTAGCCGATCGCTTATCCGTAGAGGAGGCAATCGAGCGCTCGCAAAAAGTCGCCCAACGCTTTATGCGTCATACGGGGTATATCGAGTAG
- a CDS encoding carbohydrate ABC transporter permease translates to MTSSVATTQHSPPPSKKRSRKQIPTLALVAPSVIVLLLWMIVPLVMAIWFSLQRYNLLIPENREFVGLGNFVFILTDPALWTSIGITLILVASVLLITIGLGTLLAVLYNQDFFGRGIARVLAISPFFVMPTVSALIWKNMLMHPVNGLFAQITRGLGLGAIDWFADLPLLSIIIIVSWEWLPFALLILLTAIQSLDTDQLEAARMDGARPLALFRFVVLPHLSRAIAVVAMIETIFFLTIFAEIFVTTGGGPGLATTNLAYYIYLKALLEFDVGGASAGGLIAVVLANLVAIFLVRSVARNLDT, encoded by the coding sequence ATGACTTCTTCAGTAGCAACCACACAGCATAGCCCACCACCATCCAAAAAGCGATCGCGCAAACAGATTCCTACCTTAGCTTTGGTAGCTCCATCGGTAATTGTCCTCTTGCTCTGGATGATTGTACCGCTAGTAATGGCAATTTGGTTTTCTTTGCAGCGATATAATCTGCTGATTCCTGAAAACCGTGAATTTGTTGGCTTGGGAAACTTTGTTTTTATCCTTACCGACCCCGCGTTGTGGACTTCCATCGGCATAACCCTTATTTTAGTCGCTTCGGTGTTGCTGATTACCATTGGCTTGGGTACTTTGCTTGCGGTGCTGTATAATCAAGACTTTTTCGGACGAGGCATTGCACGGGTGCTGGCAATTTCGCCATTTTTTGTGATGCCAACGGTAAGCGCGTTGATTTGGAAAAATATGCTGATGCATCCAGTTAACGGACTGTTTGCTCAAATTACTCGCGGACTGGGACTAGGAGCGATTGACTGGTTTGCCGATCTGCCACTGCTGTCAATTATTATTATCGTGTCCTGGGAATGGCTGCCGTTTGCGCTGTTGATTCTGCTAACGGCGATTCAGTCCCTCGATACCGACCAATTAGAAGCGGCTCGTATGGATGGCGCACGTCCACTGGCACTGTTTCGATTTGTAGTGCTGCCTCACCTGAGTCGGGCGATCGCAGTAGTGGCAATGATTGAAACTATTTTCTTCCTTACCATCTTTGCCGAAATCTTTGTTACTACAGGCGGTGGACCTGGATTAGCTACTACTAATTTGGCTTACTACATCTATCTCAAGGCACTGCTGGAATTTGATGTTGGCGGTGCTTCGGCAGGAGGTCTAATTGCTGTGGTTCTGGCTAACCTGGTGGCAATTTTCCTCGTTCGTAGTGTCGCTCGTAATTTAGATACTTAA
- a CDS encoding carbohydrate ABC transporter permease, with translation MANKNSRQWLITLLGWLVAIILFFPILWMFVTSFKTEVAAVATPPQLFFQPTLENYVAIQERASYFNYAWNSVLISLGATVLALLLAVPAAYAMAFFPTSRTKGTLIWMLSTKMLPPVGVLVPIYILARETGLLDTRIGLVIIYTLINLPIVVWMIYSFFKEVPKDILEADRMDGATTYQELVHVLLPLSLPGIASTALLSIILSWNEAFWSLNLTTYDSAPLTAFIASFSSPQGLFWAKLSAASTMAIAPILIFGWLSQRQLVRGLTFGAVK, from the coding sequence ATGGCAAATAAAAATTCTCGTCAATGGCTTATAACCCTTTTAGGCTGGCTGGTAGCTATTATTCTCTTCTTTCCCATTTTGTGGATGTTTGTTACCAGCTTTAAAACTGAAGTGGCAGCAGTTGCTACACCGCCACAGCTTTTCTTCCAACCCACTTTAGAAAACTATGTTGCTATTCAAGAGCGAGCTTCTTACTTTAACTATGCCTGGAATAGTGTTTTAATCTCTCTAGGAGCAACTGTTCTGGCACTGCTGCTGGCAGTTCCCGCAGCTTATGCAATGGCTTTCTTCCCTACCTCCCGTACTAAAGGTACGTTGATTTGGATGCTCTCAACTAAAATGCTGCCTCCAGTGGGCGTACTAGTGCCGATTTACATCTTGGCAAGGGAAACGGGATTGCTGGATACTCGGATTGGATTGGTTATTATTTACACTCTAATCAATTTGCCCATTGTGGTTTGGATGATCTACAGTTTTTTCAAAGAAGTTCCCAAGGACATTCTCGAAGCCGATCGCATGGATGGAGCTACCACCTATCAGGAACTGGTACACGTATTGTTACCCCTATCCCTGCCTGGGATTGCCTCTACAGCACTACTGTCAATCATTTTGTCCTGGAATGAAGCTTTTTGGAGCTTAAATCTGACTACCTATGACTCTGCACCGCTTACTGCGTTTATTGCTTCTTTTTCCAGTCCTCAAGGCTTGTTTTGGGCAAAGCTGTCTGCTGCTTCGACAATGGCGATCGCTCCAATTCTAATTTTTGGCTGGCTCAGTCAACGGCAGTTAGTTCGTGGTCTGACATTTGGGGCTGTCAAGTAA